A stretch of Oncorhynchus mykiss isolate Arlee chromosome 14, USDA_OmykA_1.1, whole genome shotgun sequence DNA encodes these proteins:
- the LOC118938766 gene encoding extensin-like, with the protein MFNTGDKITRCAPPSTLPNPRSPIHAPPSTLPRPRSHPRSLVHAPSSTLPHPRSLVHAPPSTLPRPRSLVHAPSSTLPRPRSPVHAPPSTLPHPRSPVHAPPSTLPRPRSPVHAPSSTLPHPRSLIHARWAFCIKGPTPPPIPSANSSSLPHMLTPPPVALLTHPPFPQPIPPAFPQLTAPPFPQLTPLPFPQPTPPPFPQLTSPPFPQPTPPAFPQLTSLPPI; encoded by the exons atgttcaataccggagataaAATAACGAGGTGCGCGCCCCCATCCACGCTCCCTAATCCACGCTCCCCCATCCACGCTCCCCCGTCCACGCTCCCTCGTCCACGCTCCCATCCACGCTCCCTCGTCCACGCTCCCTCGTCCACGCTCCCTCATCCACGCTCCCTCGTCCACGCTCCCCCGTCCACGCTCCCCCGTCCACGCTCCCTCGTCCACGCTCCCTCGTCCACGCTCCCTCGTCCACGCTCCCCCGTCCACGCTCCCCCATCCACGCTCCCTCATCCACGCTCCCCCGTCCACGCTCCCCCGTCCACGCTCCCCCGTCCACGCTCCCCCGTCCACGCTCCCTCATCCACGCTCCCTCATCCACGCTCCCTCATCCACGCTCGCTGGGCATTCTGTATTAAGGGA CCGactcctcctcccatcccctcagccaactcctcctcccttccccacaTGCTGACTCCTCCTCCTGTCGCCCTGCTGACTCATCCTCCCTTCCCCCAGCCAATTCCTCCTGCCTTCCCCCAGCTGACTGCTCCTCCCTTCCCCCAGCTaactcctcttcccttcccccAGCcgactcctcctcccttcccccagctgacttctcctcccttcccccagcCGACTCCTCCTGCCTTCCCCCAGCTGACCTCCCTTCCCCCCATctga